CGCAATGGAGGCTATTGGAAATGCAGGTAGTGCTATAGGCATCTTGTCCAAGGATGGGGTGGTGTTGGTAGGTGAAAAGAAAGTAACATCTAAGCTGCTTCAGACCTCAACTTCAAGTGAGAAGATGTACAAGATCGATGATCATGTGGCGTGCGCTGTAGCTGGAATTATGTCTGATGCCAACATACTGATCAACACGGCTAGGGTTCAGGCTCAGCGCTATACGTTTGCTTATCAAGAACCCATGCCAGTTGAGCAACTTGTTCAGTCACTATGTGACACCAAGCAAGGTTACACACAGTTTGGCGGGCTTCGCCCTTTTGGTGTTTCATTTCTCTTTGCAGGTTGGGATAAAAACTATGGCTTCCAACTTTACATGAGTGACCCAAGTGGAAATTACGGTGGTTGGAAAGCCGCAGCAATTGGAGCAAACAACCAGGCGGCTCAATCAATTCTTAAGCAGGATTACAAGGATGATATCACAAGGGAAGAGGCCGTTCAACTTGCTCTTAAAGTGCTTGGTAAGACAATGGACAGCACTAGCCTCACTTCAGAGAAACTTGAACTTGCTGAGGTATTTCTCTCTAATGGGAAAGTCAAGTATCAAGCATGCTCTCCCGAAACTCTGAACAAAATGTTGGTGAGTGCCGGACTGACTCAACCCACAGCAGAAGAATAGTCGAAGAATGTCTTTTGATCTAGCATATGACATCATTGAACTCTCTCTACACCATGTGTGACATGTTGTACTAAAACTAAGTGGTGGATTTGTGTCTTATTACAACTGCATGCATATTTATGTCAAATGCTTTCcagtttgaattttgttttggaTTATTTCATCATTTGTTGGTATCATGGTACTTTACTGCATTTGACATGTTTGTGCCTCTGTTTGCCTGACAAAGAAAAGAACAGACAACATACCCTCCATCTTCCTCTTTTTTAACTTGATGCAACTACAGTGGGAGGGTAGGAGAAGAAGATGAGATCTTTTCATCTTGTAGCTATCCATTTCAAACATTATTTCCTTCCTCCCACCAAGTTCCACTAGTAAACTATTTAGTCCTCTAAAGCCCTGAGGATTATGGTTATGTAGTGGTGATTATACCAAAGCAGAAGGTATGATGATTATTCAGAATGGAAGGAATTAGTGCAAGTAGAAGGTATGCTTATCATTTTTAAGGTCTTGGATATATGTTTTAACTTATGTGATTGCATGAATGTCTATACATAAAGCTTATGTTTACTCATTAATCAATACCTCTCACAAAAATGTAAAACTGTTCCTTTGGACATAATCAGATATTTTCTTATCATAATAATgttaaatattactatttacAAATACAGAAATATATACAAAGTGTCAACTCCTGCATGCTCTCAATGtctatttgttgaaattttctGAGGACTTGCCTTTAGTGAAAACAGATTCCATTTCTTCCAAAGACTTTCCTTTAGTCTCAGGGCacatgaaatagaagaaaatcaaAGCCGCCAAAGAGACTCCAGCAAACATGAAAAAAGCACCTCCAGTTGTAATTGCTTCAGAAATGGACAGAAAACTCATAGAAACAGTAGCATTCATCAACCTGTTAACAGCAACACCAATACCAGCACCCAATGCCCTATACCTTAGAGGAAATATCTCAGTACTATAAACCCAAGTAACTGGACCAAGACCAATATTGAAAAACATCACAACTGCATAAGTTGTAACTATACTAAGTACCAAAGCCCAAATCAGTGTCCCACCAGAATTCTCTGCAATTGTCAAGAAAAAACCAAGTCCAGCTAATGCCACTACCATGCCACTTAAACTTGTTAACAACAATTTTCTTCTCCCAACTCTGTCAATCAAGAAAGTAGATAGCACTATAAATGTAAATTTTGTTAGTCCAACTCCAACTGTCGCTAGTATTTGCTTCCTAGTGTCATGTACACCTGCTTTCGCGAAAATCTTGTGACTATACAATATAACAGCTTCAATACCAGTTGCATGTTCAAAGAAATGAATTCCAACACCAGCTATTAAAATCCATCTTAGTGATGGAGTTGGTTTTAACAACAATTCTTTCCAAACCCCATGTGTTTGTGCTGATTCAGGAACCTTAACAATATCATCGTTACAATTCTCATCGATTCCTACAGCCTCTTTAATATCCCTGAGGCGAATTTCAGCTTCTTGAGGGGAATTAGAAACTTTGTACAATATTTTCTTGGCTTCTCCTACACGGCCTTGCATAATAAGCCATCTAGGAGACTCTGGCATTTTAAGAATGCCAATCGCCAAGAAAAGTGAAGGAATTGCTGCAATTCCTAACATTATTCTCCAACCAAGTTCAAGGTACAATCGCGAAAAAATGTAATTTGATAAATAACCAAGTAAAATACCAATACTTATTCCGATTTCTGGTAGAGATGTTAAAAATCCACGTGACGATGGTGATGAAACTTCTGCTGAATAAATAGGTGCTATCATAAGTGCAAATCCAACACCAACACCAGCAATACATCTTCCAACTAATAATGCTATATAAGATGGACCATAGCCCATTAAAATTGATCCAATCATGAAAATTACTGACGCTACCATTATAGTGTTACGTCTTCCAATTTTATCAGATGTTCTTCCAGCACAAAGTGACCCAACTAAAGCACATAAATTTAGAATCCCAGCTAATATTTCTGTTTTGGCATCATTGATTTGGAATTCTTTTTTCACATATATCATAGCTCCACTCATCACACCAGTAtctgacaaaataaaaaaaaacataaaattattgttaGAATATATTCACActatactttttcttttcttatcgaCGATTATATATTCTCCCATCGTTCCCCATTTATGTGGCacagtttgacttgacacaaagtttaagggataaaaatgacttttaaaatCTATGGTCTAAAACTCCCATGGACCATTTTAAAGGGTAAAAAGAGATTTTTAAAGCAGAATTATTTGCAATTATAGAAacgtgacattttttttaaaaatgaactaACAAAAAGTATGTCAGGTAaattgagacggagggagtaattaataGTAACGATGGTAGTTACAATCAAAAGATATTTACACAATCGTACGCTGTTAGCTCAATAATTCCTTAACATGTGAATGTAGAACTTTTTTCATCGTAAGGAATGTTTTAGCTCCTTAATGAActatctaatatgaatttagaTTAATCAAGCCAGTAAATTTAGAACACAAAAAAACAGGAAAATTTGAAGTAATGAAGAATAAAACTTACCATAACCAAATATGATAGATATCATAGAAGCAACAATTGCACAAGCACATGCATATTTGTTAACCTTTGTAGGATTTTCTCCATTATCATTCTCCATATTTTCCCAAAATGCAATAAGCCTAAAATAGAAATTGGAgtttgtttttataaataaatccTCCAAATAAGATAGTAAAAgtctataatatatattcagATATCTATAGTCAAAAAACAAATCCCATTTCTATTCTAGTTCCTCTTTACTATTGTctgttttccaaaaaaatgtaCATAATTTGTAAAGAATTAATACTATGTGGATAATAATGATAAGAATTACAAGTCACAGATGAGTCCTAATTGTAGGATTGAACCTGTGACCCTCCATATCCAACGCCGGCTTTATATGGATAGCACTGATAGTTATTCGTGGTATTCGAatcagtttgtatataaaaatttgattgttatattGAATTTATGTTAGCAAGGACTACCTAATTTAAAGCTGATTAGATcaatatttcagtttttattgtTGATCCATTATACATAGAAATTATTATGAGTTcaaacttttatataatttgttaaaattttactaatatttttacgTTATCTTTGTCTAGCgatatatgtatttgaataAAATTGTGCTCTCACCATGACTTATTAAGCGTATGTGTAGAAATTGGAAGAATTTTTCTATAGGCTATAAGTATGTATTTCGTTGacgtataattattttttatcttatatATGAAGAAGGACGATGattataaaaggaaataaaaaataagaataatacctacaaataagaaaatttggTAATGTACATTAAAAGAGAGATATGACTATACATTAAGCAGAAAATAACACCAGTGAAATAATTCGATTAAGTGAGCAAAAATATTACTTAAGTATAGTGAGTTCTTTTGTCTGTGAAATGATAAATACAGGATAAATAAAATCTTTGTACctgaaataacataaataaagtaacttttttttattacgAAACTAAAAAGTAATTTGCCTAGCTAATTTATTAGTTGAAGTAACTTTTAGGGTAATTAACTCAAAAGCAAATTTTAAGGTGTGGTTTGGCGCTATGTAggtatttattatataaattttaatttttgttatattaatttatcttccataaaaatttataaactcttttataatatatatatatatatatatgaaagcaAATTGTTAATCAAATACTGTATTgatgtatagaattttataaatAGCAACTAATAAGTTGCTGTCAAATATGATATTAATTATACTTCTTTTAATGCAAGAATAAATCAATTCATGACTAGCAAGCAGCAACAAAACAACCCCACAATATAGAGGCCAATTACTTTTAATTCCATAATAAATATtccttcaatttttatttgttcaatttaaaaagtttaaaaattattaatcacttaatttctaatttatcattattattaactatagtcatttcttaattattttaaactcaAGAAGTGAGATCGTAAAATTAtcattctattttttaattcttaagaAATATATCAAGTCAATattgaacaatttaaaataaataaataaataaagggaGTATTTGTCAATTCACAAAAtaaagatagaattaattaattatttcctCATTTTGcccttaaaattaattatttttgaaagtataaatagtacttgttcaaattctaatttgacatacttattaaaaaaattaaaaaataataattaatgtatTGAGTTTACTATTTTAGTCCTAAGATCTCAAACATATTTACTCATTACATTTTTTATCAACAAACGGAAGGtatttgacaaataaattaGAGTACTAATCAACTGTATAATGGAGAAGGAGGGCGTAGTTGTGCACGTGATGGTGGGCGTAAAACCATAAAACTGACacatgtttttaaaaataaatcaagagAGAGGGAAGTATAGAATTATTCTTGTTTGGATCATCCGAATCTCAATCTCCGGCAATGGGTGAAGAGAAATGGTGTGTGGTGACCGGCGGAAGAGGCTTTGCTGCTCGACATTTGGTCGAAATGCTCATCCGCTATGAAATTTATCATGTCCGCATTGCTGATTTGGGGCCAACCATTAAACTTGAGCCTCATGAGGAAAAGGGTATTCTTGGAGAAGCCCTCAAATCTGGCCGTGCTCTATATGTATCCATGGATCTTCTTAACAAGTCCCAAGTCCTCAAAGGTTGTTTTCTTGAATATGGTGTTATGATTTTATATTAGTTACTACTTGCCAAATGTCCACAGGGGGATAAATCACCTAGCATTTTTGTGTCTGCCGGGATTTGAACCTAAAACATCAAGATTCTCAACCCACGTCATTGACCAGTAGGTTACACCCTTGGGTGCTAGCCATAGTGTGGAATCAATTAGGTGGTGTTTAGTTCCAATTGTTTCCATATAAAGTAAGCCTTGTATCAGATACTTTTGCTGAATTATCCTAGCTAAATTTTTTCAAGATTCATCTTTTCTGAATTTAGTATTTGAGATGTTACATGGAGTATTCCTTTGCCTCAATGTACTTGTGTTAAATGAGTGTGATATGGTCATCAGTATTTCACATGAATCTTACAAGATGCAGACAAAGTTGATTTACCTGTACCCATATCTGTACTGGTTACTTACTGGTTGCCTGAGTCTTAAGTGACATAGGAGATAGACATTTTATGTCACAGCCAAATCATCCCAGCTAATGTTTCTAGACTCATGTTTCTAAGTGTAGTAATTGAGATTAGTATGTGACATGGAGTATTCATTTGTTCTGAAGTATCTGTGCTAAATAAATGTGATGTGGGTATAGGTATTTCATGTATATCTTTGAAGATATGCTCGACATATAACTTCATGTACCCCTAACTATATCTGTACCAAGATACTTATCGGTCAACATCTATGCCTGAGTCAATGTGACATAGGAGATAACCTATTTTATTGACTTGTGGTGCCttaacattatttatttgatatttgcAGCTTGTGAAGGAGCTGAGGTTGTTTTCCACATGGCTGCTCCAGATTCATCGATCAACAACCACAAGCTCCACTATTCAGTTAATGTGCAAGGTATGGGAAATccttaaaaaatttatcaagaaaaaaaaaatgatctccCTAAAGTTAAGGCAGTCTTTAATGTCTGTCTGTACATGAAAGTTTTAGTTCTCTCTTTTCAATTGCATAAATCTACGTGAAGGAACCCAGAATATAATTGATGCTTGCGTTGAGCTGAAAGTGAAAAGACTTATTTACACCAGCTCTCCCAGTGTGGTGTTTGATGGAGTTACTGGAATTCTAGATGGGGATGAAACACTGCCATATCCTGCGAAGGTAGTGCCTCTATCTACTTTGTTCTTCATTTGAATGAGAAATTATCCTCATATTAGGTTGGATGATAACCATACTCTTGTTACTGAAAAAATTCAGCATAATGATTCCTACTCTGCAACTAAAGCTGAAGGAGAGGCACTTGTTATGAAGTCAAATGGTACTAAAGGGCTGCTGACATGCTGCATTAGACCTAGTAGTATTTTTGGCCCTGGTGATAGGTTGCTAGTTCCTTCACTAGTCGCAGCTGCAAGGGCTGGAAAATCTAAGGTGAGTTTAGAGCCTCATTTTGTTTGCACATGCATCTTTCAAGTCTGTGTAACATTCGTATTATATGCAAGCCTTTAGATTTGAAACTAGACATAAATACTATAGGTTTACTGTTGTAGTACTTGTAAGCTTGTAAGCCATTGATTAGAAACCTATCTTGTGGAACTTCATTAGTGATTTCTACATTCTCTTCCATGGCACAACAATTGGATCACTATTGGCATTTTTCGTGGACAAATTCAATTTAACCTAGAAGACTTGCACTATGTATTCAGTTGACTTTTAGCTTTATTTCTCTAATTCTTAATTTTGCAGTTCATTATTGGTGATGGAAATAACCTGTATGATTTCACTTACGTGGAGAATGTGGCACATGCGCATGTGTGTGCGGAACGAGCTCTAGCATCAGGAGGAGCATCTGCAGAGAAAGCTGCTGGGAACGTAatgtttctttgtttttccatattctgtattttttggaaaatcttAAATACCAGCAACTATACAGATCTGACCTGTCCAGATGCTTTAATATCAAGTGCATTTCTGTTCTTCAAATTGTTTAAGTAGTGGCCTCAATGCATTAATAAGCAGTGCAATGGAGATTTTTGAGTTCCCATTCAAGTTTCATCTGTTTCTTGTATCCATCCTACATGATTGTGATATGTTTGTGAAAAAGTGATTGACCTGATTCCCATGCTGCAATAAAGCTTGAGCTATCTTAacaatcaaatatataaataaagcttGAGCTATCTGGATTAAGTTTTACTTAAATGATGCTGAACTTTAGCTAGTGATGATTCCATGAAAAGCTGAATTCTCTAGGGGTTCTAACCATTTAAGATTACCAACTGTTGTGTTGCCATAAATTAGCTTTTCTTTCTCTAGAAGTAAGGATTCCCTGTTTTCGACTTCTCTCACCTTCTCTTGAAACCATATCCTGAACACTAATTAGTGCAATCTTTATTTAGTACGTTACATAGAATTACCAAAAAGATTGTCCTTTAGTACAACTAACCAACAAAAATTTTGTATCTTAGTTCATAGATTTCAACAGTTGTTCAATGTTGACAGACATTGTATCTTTCTTGTAGAGTTGTCTGCACAATCTTAGTGCTTACTGCTTACCTTTTgataataaaatttactttacTGTTTCAAAATAATTTGTTGCTTAAACCATATTATGTCAATAACTAGGAGGGGTAACACTTGCGCATCCATTGCACTCGGGCCTATAGTTGTGCAGAAAACACTGAAATAAGAGCGACCTTGTCGGTTGTCCTTCTCTTTTTCTGGGCAAGGAACTCCACCATTGTGCGAAGTCATAATTCTCTCAGGAAGCATTCGAAAAAGGAACACCTCTCTTGttttccatttcttttgctAGTAAAAAAGGATAATTTTCTTCTCCCCACTCTCTCATCTCTCTGTGTTTCTTATATTTTAAGGGGTGGGGATTTGGGATAAAGCTAGATATCAAAATGATTGACATGCACTAAGCTTATGAGTATACATGTTTTCTTACGTCTCCTGGAGTCTCTGTGAAAAAAGGTTCTGCATGTTATGAGATTTATCAATTCTTGAACGCggtttttttttgacaaatctTTGATCAATAATTGATCTTTCCAGGCCTATTTCGTCACGAACACGGAGTCCATTAAGTTTTGGGAGTTCGTATCACTTATTCTGGAAGGTCTTGGCTATGACAGGTATTCTCATTTTAAGTTCTGAACTCTGAAAAGATTTCTTGCTCACAGTTATTCTTTTTAGCTGATACCTGAAACTATACTTACTAAATCACTTTATTTGTAATTCTGGAATAGAAATGTGATTACTGGAAAGGTTCAAGTTAAGAGATGAAGAAAACAGTATCCTTGGTCACATAGAAGAACTAGTGAGAAatttcataaacaaaatagCATTAAAGTTTTGCATTCATCCAGTACCctcttgaaattaaaatttagacCTCGTGTTGGTTCATCCTGAGCAAGGAAACTTTGTTTCTTAAATTTAGATTAAGAGCAGCGTTCTTCCattatgttttcttcttttctcctttcttcatGGATGGAGATGTTTCTACAGAACATGATTAATCAATTTAGGTTTGTTGCTGACAATCaaacttgagaaaaatattCAGTTTGATTGTCAGAAGAGCTATTTTAATGGGTCTGAATGTTTGTATGATAGAGAGAATGAGAGTTTGTAACTGTAGACCAACCCTTATATGATTCCTAGCCAATTGAGGCTGTGTATTCTTTACCATTGGTATTTGGAGATACATATGATAAATAGAGCAGTACTTGTCCATTAAAACATATGCTTTATAAACCTCATCTCTTCTGAGAAGAAAAAGGGGTCCTACACCTCCAACCATAAAGCTGGTGGTTCTGAGTCACAGAGGAAGCAAAGATAGGGCCACAGTAGACTCCTGTGCAGGGTGCTTGCGTGAGGGATTACTAGactaaacaattttttttttagcatgatttgTTGTTATGGGGCTAACATTTCCACTTTTTTAACCGTGCATGTCCTTGATGGAAAATCATTGTTTGCCTTATGTTCTTGTGGATAGCATCTGTCTTCCGTATCCCTTTATCCCACTTCTTTTTGCTGTGAATTGTATGGATTCCTGATTTTAGTATTATGCAGGCCAAGTATTAAGATTTCTGCATCTGTTATGATGCCAATTGCACATTTGGTGGAACTGACTTATAAGCTGTTAGCACCTTATGGAATGAAGGTCCCACAGTTGACTCCTTCGAGAATCAGACTTCTCTCTATGAGCAGAACATTTAGTAGTTCAAAAGCAAGTGATCGACTAGGATACGCACCTATTGTCACACTTCAGGTTCCTGTTTTTCCCATTACAGTCAATCAATTGGTTCTGATAATTCCTCATAAAAATTGTTTAGCCATGCCATGTCTATCTCAGATACTCCCAACCTTTTTAGGTACTGttatggtcttttccttattgCCATACCTTGTGAATCTTTTCATGtgataaaaatatgttaaacTATTTTCTGCGAAATTGTATTATTTGCCTTTGATATTGAATACGAGAAAATAGTCATCCATCTGGATTTCCACATCATTACTGCAGGAATACACATATCTTCCTGTCAAATATGTCGTACATGTAACTTTCATCTTACATGAAACATTTCATATAAGATGATATTAGTGTGGGTTATATTTGTACCTTATATCTTCTACGAATTAAAACTACTAATTTTCTGTGGGGCCTCATCTTTTTACAATCTATTATTTTCTgccatttctttttgttttttattctcATTACATAATTCATTTAAGTTGTAAGGCGTGCCTCTATTTTCTTCAGGAGGGCATAAGGAGGACCATTGAATCCTATCCACATCTGAGAGCTGAACACGGGTCGGGAAAGGATGGTCCTAAATCATCTGCATCTCTTTTTAAACGGTTCTTCCTCCTGGTAATTACTAATACATATAATCCATTTGTTGTGAGAGCAAAAATGTGATAGACCCCTTACTATTTCATTTCAGAAGGTAATTCAAAGCCATGGTCATTACTCATATGGTTATGAATTGAATAGGCATGCCTTTTCTGCTAAACTACATACGTACTCCAAGTATAATTATCATTTGAAATTTCTTACCTTTTCTTTTGGTCCATCCAATCTATTTTACAGAACAACATTGTATGATTATGTCCAAGAATATTTGAACCTTGCATTTGCGACTCTTTAAAATAACTTTCATAAgtttcaagatttcaaattcatataataatgtATATTCAATCAGCAGCAGTGGTACTTTCTCaatcaaaatattaattaatcaatcaacTACCTCTCAATTCcaaattgcttgagattgactATGATGGTTTGGCCATGTCCATGGAGATGGAATCCATTACTTGCCATATATCAGAAGGAATGTTTTGTATCGGTATTTGATGATTACTAATTAAGGACAAGTGAAATGATACAGAATAAATTGTGAAATGTGAAATCTTTCTAATCATTCTTGCTCCTCTTGGCTAAAAGTAATAGGAGTAGCCATATTTGTATCATGCTGTGAACTCGCATTTTCATCTATTAAATTGTGATATCTTTCATCTGGCTGATGCAATAGGTCGTTTTCTCTCTATTAATTCTAAGCGTACTCGGGATCATTTCACCATGGAGTTTTTTCGTCATAGGTATGCACTCTTCTCTATCTCCTCCTCCTGTCCATATCATTTACGCTTGCTTGTAACTTGGTCAAAACACTATTGTGCCCAGAAGAGTTTTTTCTGTTTCTCTTCATAGCCGATGCAAATAACACTCCAAACAATGTAAGCCGGGATCCCATCTTCTGTGCTCTGACCTTCTCATGTTTACTGCTGCAGGAATCTTAGCTGCCTTTGTTGTGTTCTTGATATTTGACAAAAGCAAGAAGAATTAGATTATTTAGTTCATGCAGAATTTGGTCTAGCATTGATGGGAGAACTTTCAACTCTAATAAGAAAACAACGATGGGTCATACTGCAAGGGCGTGCAACGTCATTCACTCGTTGGAGCCTCACTTGAGAGAAGTTGTGTTTACATCCTGGAGTTACTATATAGTAAGGTGCTTTTTACCAAGCCAGTTATTTTAGCTTTTGTTGTATTACCAAATATTGTTTGTTTTGGTACATTGGTAAAGAGTAGtaactaaaagtttttaaaaccTTTGATAAGGTAGGAATTACTCACCTTGTCTCAATATCTATGGCTTATTTCAGATTATAAGTTTcaaagttttctttttatttcttaaaaacaagTTCGCGTTCAAATTCAGAcattttcctagaaaatattttcctttcatacCGAACACACCCTGAAAATGAGATTAGAAATAATGTGGTGGAGAAGAGCCCAGATAAAACGTGTAGGCAATGGTATTCTAGGTGGAAGAATCTTGAAACAATagaaatacaaattaaattgaaatattatctaaaattagttttttaaaaacccCCAATAAAATAAGTGTAAGAAACTCACGTATTTTcctagaaaacattttcctctCTTTCGGAAAACACCCTGAATCTGAACTCAGAAATAATGTCGTGGAGAAGAGCCCAGATAAAACGTGTACGCTATGGTATTCTAATCTTGGAACAATagaaatacaaattaaattgaaatgCTTATCTAAAATAAGTGAAAAACTCAAGTAAATAAGTAAGAACCCCAcgtatttttctagaaaatatttttcttacataTTGAACGCACCCTAAATATGAGATTAGAAATAATGTCGTGGAGAAGAACCCATATAAACGTGTAGGCAAtggtatttcaatttttagtgGAAATTAATCAATGACAATAATTTAATTgacactaaatatatttttgcaattaacactctttagTAAATGTCCCTAAAACCTATAAATCTAATGACATAACTTGTTGGTGAACTTTTAGCATTTCTTTGTTAGTACTGCATAGGGGCGAGCCAAAAATCGAAagcgcaaatcgagtcaaatcgaaaaaaaaatccgactagtggtttggtgttgaaaaaaaaaatccgactatatttgggttggtttggttttaactaaaaaaaaccaactcgaaaccaaaccaacccgacattatatatgtaattttaaaattttattttatacataaaaatatttactttggtataattttaaaatatttcttatactatttcatagtttttatcttttaatatattatttcaagtttaaaacttagaattcggaatggtccaataaagattatagttcttagatgttgataattataataaaacttaaatcaaaatcaaattaatactaatgcaaaaagaaaatcaattcaacccaagaatgacaataatattgaatatttgttctttagttttacattggtttagacaattaaaatacataatctaatttaattttccttaaatatttagtaatgtaactaatacttattaaacttattttagcatgatttagtacttttaaattatgattattttcattatgactttgcaatatttattttatatgatgatttcattattattttttattgaatattttagtgtcatcagtactcatctcatattttgtgttattttcttaagaaacaccttagataattgtattttagttagactaaagaaatatttggagcacaagttaattatatgtttgtatgcaaactttaccaaaaaaatccaaaaatctgaaaaaatttgaggtttattagtttggtttgatttataaatttaaaattcgacacaatggtttggcttggtatttgaaaaacccgaaccagcccgaggttgaaaaaacccaaaaaaatccgaattttattagtttggtttggtttataaattaaattttttttacacaaatggtttgatttgatatttgaaaaaccctaACCAACCtagtcatgtacacccctagtactgcatatttataat
The Solanum stenotomum isolate F172 chromosome 12, ASM1918654v1, whole genome shotgun sequence DNA segment above includes these coding regions:
- the LOC125848855 gene encoding proteasome subunit alpha type-4, whose product is MSRRYDSRTTIFSPEGRLYQVEYAMEAIGNAGSAIGILSKDGVVLVGEKKVTSKLLQTSTSSEKMYKIDDHVACAVAGIMSDANILINTARVQAQRYTFAYQEPMPVEQLVQSLCDTKQGYTQFGGLRPFGVSFLFAGWDKNYGFQLYMSDPSGNYGGWKAAAIGANNQAAQSILKQDYKDDITREEAVQLALKVLGKTMDSTSLTSEKLELAEVFLSNGKVKYQACSPETLNKMLVSAGLTQPTAEE
- the LOC125848848 gene encoding probable polyol transporter 6 codes for the protein MENDNGENPTKVNKYACACAIVASMISIIFGYDTGVMSGAMIYVKKEFQINDAKTEILAGILNLCALVGSLCAGRTSDKIGRRNTIMVASVIFMIGSILMGYGPSYIALLVGRCIAGVGVGFALMIAPIYSAEVSSPSSRGFLTSLPEIGISIGILLGYLSNYIFSRLYLELGWRIMLGIAAIPSLFLAIGILKMPESPRWLIMQGRVGEAKKILYKVSNSPQEAEIRLRDIKEAVGIDENCNDDIVKVPESAQTHGVWKELLLKPTPSLRWILIAGVGIHFFEHATGIEAVILYSHKIFAKAGVHDTRKQILATVGVGLTKFTFIVLSTFLIDRVGRRKLLLTSLSGMVVALAGLGFFLTIAENSGGTLIWALVLSIVTTYAVVMFFNIGLGPVTWVYSTEIFPLRYRALGAGIGVAVNRLMNATVSMSFLSISEAITTGGAFFMFAGVSLAALIFFYFMCPETKGKSLEEMESVFTKGKSSENFNK
- the LOC125848854 gene encoding 3beta-hydroxysteroid-dehydrogenase/decarboxylase-like, which gives rise to MGEEKWCVVTGGRGFAARHLVEMLIRYEIYHVRIADLGPTIKLEPHEEKGILGEALKSGRALYVSMDLLNKSQVLKACEGAEVVFHMAAPDSSINNHKLHYSVNVQGTQNIIDACVELKVKRLIYTSSPSVVFDGVTGILDGDETLPYPAKHNDSYSATKAEGEALVMKSNGTKGLLTCCIRPSSIFGPGDRLLVPSLVAAARAGKSKFIIGDGNNLYDFTYVENVAHAHVCAERALASGGASAEKAAGNAYFVTNTESIKFWEFVSLILEGLGYDRPSIKISASVMMPIAHLVELTYKLLAPYGMKVPQLTPSRIRLLSMSRTFSSSKASDRLGYAPIVTLQEGIRRTIESYPHLRAEHGSGKDGPKSSASLFKRFFLLVVFSLLILSVLGIISPWSFFVIGILAAFVVFLIFDKSKKN